Part of the Sulfurimonas denitrificans DSM 1251 genome is shown below.
TAGCATAAACCGAAAGCTCTTCATGTTTTTCATCTATAATTGATTTTTCAATATAAAAGTATAATAGAGATGAAAAAATAATAATCAAAGAAGCAGAAGCAATGATAAGTTGTATTAAAAAACTTTGTCTAATGCTTCTTTGAGAGAACATGTATCCACCTATATTTAAGGAAAAAAGTCCATAATTGTAACCAATACTTTAAAATAAGAACTTAAATCTTACTGCTTATATAATAGCTCTACTCTTTATAGATAGCATTGGAAAATAAAAGTGATTAAAAGATGAAGAGTAAAAAGGAGAAGCTCTTTTTTACTCTTTAGTAGAAGTTTAGTTTATCTCTTTTGGAAAACAGAAACGGTAACCACGACGACGAACAGTCTCAATTGTTGTAATCCCTAAAGGTTTGTCCATTTTTTGTCTGATTTGATTGATTGCAACTTCAATTACGTTTGGAGTAACAAGTTCTGGCTCTTCCCAGATAGCGTCAAGTAGTTGTTCTTTTGAAACTATTTGATCACGGTGACGAGCTAGGTGAGTTAAAACTTCAAAAGGTTTTCCTTTTAACTCTATTTCAACTTCTTTATAAGTGATTTTTTCTTCTTCAGGGTTGATTATTAAATCTTGAATTTCAATTATATTGCTACCACCAAAACGAAGACGTGCTTCAAGACGTGCAACTAAAACATCAAAATCAAATGGTTTTCTGATATAGTCATCAGCGCCGCTTTTTAGTGCTTCAATTTCGCTCTCATTATCGTCTCTAGCCGATAAAACAACAACAACAGTTTTTGGAGTTTTTGTTTTAATGTCTCCTATGATATCAATACTATTTCCATCTGGAAGCATCCAATCCATTAGAACTAAATCATAATTACGAATGTCAAGATAGTACTCTCCATCTTTTAGAGTCTCTACAACGTCACTTTGGTAGCCAAACTCTTTTAGCCCCTCTGCTAGCATTTTATTTAATGTAACTTCATCTTCTATTATAAGAATGCGCATAAATTTATGTCCTATGAGTGAATATTTTGGCGAAATCATATCATAATTTTAGGTTAACTTAAAGATAATTTCAATTATTTTTAATAAATCTTTAACTTAGAATTAAGATTCAAAAATAACAAAATCACTTACACTTACCATACACTCGGGTAAAATTGATGGTTTTGTTATTTTTAAATTTATGCTTTTAATGCCGTTGAATTTTTTATTTAACTTTAAATTTATCTCTTTTAAAGCATCTTCTATAAGAAAAAATTCATTTTTTATCATAATTTCTTTGATAAAATCAACAACTTTTGCATAATCTATAAAGTGTTTAATATGCTCATAATCAATATTAAGATTTATAATAACCTCTTGAGGAGTCACTCTCTCAAAATCCAAAATTCCAATGATACATTTAAACTTTAGATTTTCTACATGTATTGTCATACAACTCGTTTTTCTTCACCCTTGAATAGGCGAATGATATTTGGTATATGTTTATATAAAAGTACAAAACCGATGATAATTACTGGAGCATGAGCCATGTCTGGGTGGAGTATGAAACTAGCTACTATTAGTGCGCCAAGAGCTGTGAGTGAAGATAGTGAAGAGATGCGGATAAATTTAGCACCTAACGCCCAAACAACAAGAGCTATAATTGTCTCTAGCGGAAGCATAAACATCATAACACCCATGCCTGTTGCAACGCCTTTTCCGCCTTCAAAACCTAGATAAGGAGAGTAGCAATGACCCAAGACTGCTAAAACAGAGATGCCCCAAAGTGTTGCTTCACTTACTCCATAAAAATATGCAAATAGTAAAACTAAAACACCTTTGAGCGCATCAAGTAGAAGAGTTGCTGCTCCTAATTTTTTTGCCAATGCTGGGTTGCTCTGTTTTACAACTCTTAAAACATTTGTTGCTCCAATGCTTCCAGAGCCGCTTGATTTTACATCTACACCCGCATACTTTTTAGCTAAAAGAAGACCAAATGGAATAGCACCTATGAGATAGGCTGCTATAAAAAACTGAGCATTTGTGTTGAATAA
Proteins encoded:
- the hsrA gene encoding homeostatic response regulator transcription factor HsrA — its product is MRILIIEDEVTLNKMLAEGLKEFGYQSDVVETLKDGEYYLDIRNYDLVLMDWMLPDGNSIDIIGDIKTKTPKTVVVVLSARDDNESEIEALKSGADDYIRKPFDFDVLVARLEARLRFGGSNIIEIQDLIINPEEEKITYKEVEIELKGKPFEVLTHLARHRDQIVSKEQLLDAIWEEPELVTPNVIEVAINQIRQKMDKPLGITTIETVRRRGYRFCFPKEIN
- a CDS encoding dihydroneopterin aldolase, producing the protein MTIHVENLKFKCIIGILDFERVTPQEVIINLNIDYEHIKHFIDYAKVVDFIKEIMIKNEFFLIEDALKEINLKLNKKFNGIKSINLKITKPSILPECMVSVSDFVIFES
- the plsY gene encoding glycerol-3-phosphate 1-O-acyltransferase PlsY, which produces MDFLFNTNAQFFIAAYLIGAIPFGLLLAKKYAGVDVKSSGSGSIGATNVLRVVKQSNPALAKKLGAATLLLDALKGVLVLLFAYFYGVSEATLWGISVLAVLGHCYSPYLGFEGGKGVATGMGVMMFMLPLETIIALVVWALGAKFIRISSLSSLTALGALIVASFILHPDMAHAPVIIIGFVLLYKHIPNIIRLFKGEEKRVV